In a single window of the Desulfovibrio mangrovi genome:
- a CDS encoding chemotaxis protein CheW, which yields MAENNQYLTFSLAEEIFALDISSVREVLELASITRIPRTPSYMRGVINLRGHAVPVLELRRKFGMPAIEDTVNTCIIIVEVQLDGDTTIIGTLVDSVREVFEMGQDTIEAAPRMGTAIKSEFIKGMGRQGENFVIILDVNRIFSAEELAEVSSVAPVSAPAESAVQTAAS from the coding sequence ATGGCCGAAAATAATCAGTATCTCACATTTTCCCTCGCGGAAGAGATATTTGCACTTGATATCAGCTCGGTGCGAGAAGTGCTTGAACTTGCTTCCATTACGCGCATCCCGCGCACTCCCAGCTATATGCGCGGGGTGATCAATCTGCGCGGCCATGCCGTCCCCGTTCTGGAGCTCCGACGCAAGTTCGGCATGCCTGCCATTGAAGACACGGTGAATACCTGCATCATTATTGTAGAGGTGCAGCTGGATGGCGACACCACGATCATCGGTACCTTGGTCGACTCCGTGCGCGAGGTCTTCGAAATGGGGCAGGACACCATTGAGGCTGCTCCCCGCATGGGCACGGCAATCAAGTCCGAATTCATCAAGGGAATGGGCAGGCAAGGCGAGAATTTCGTGATCATTCTGGACGTGAACAGAATTTTCTCCGCAGAAGAATTGGCCGAAGTCTCTTCTGTCGCGCCGGTTTCCGCGCCCGCCGAGTCGGCGGTGCAAACGGCCGCCTCATAG